One segment of Clostridium ljungdahlii DSM 13528 DNA contains the following:
- a CDS encoding FAD-dependent oxidoreductase encodes MNKCCTNPNAIEGILESYWIDSTSKTNYPSLKEDIQVDIAIIGGGIAGITCAFLLKKEGFKVAVLEADNIANGTSGHTTAKITSQHHLIYDKLINEFGMEKARQYAEANEISIRFIENLVKEYNIDCDYKHVPAYMYTQDKNYVKSLEKEVKAAQSLGLKAEYLDNIPLPLPIEGAVYFKDQAEFHPKKYLLSLADKIPGNGSYIFEKTTIIDVESEAPCILLSRNGKKVTSSKLIIASHFPCYDNLGLYFTRLKPDRSYVLALKIKEKFPEGTFINAESPGRSLRSQTDNGKEIVLIGGEGHKTAHGENTINHYNNLKCFSENIFSVEKILYQWSTQDYITLDGVPYIGKLTSSSKNIYVATGFGKWGMTNSTAAAVLLKDLIMNHDNPWEQIYNPSRSITLNSTKNFFVENFDVAKQLLEGKLSYASSELKFKKGEGKVFTFNGNKYGAYKDEDGITHIVDITCTHIGCELVWNDAEKTWDCPCHGSRFSYEGDVVEGPAHRRLNHFREKPNKPDPNIV; translated from the coding sequence ATGAATAAATGCTGTACTAATCCTAATGCTATAGAAGGAATTTTAGAGTCTTACTGGATAGACTCCACATCCAAAACAAATTACCCTTCTTTAAAAGAAGACATACAAGTTGATATTGCAATCATAGGAGGCGGCATAGCTGGAATTACCTGTGCCTTTCTACTAAAAAAAGAAGGTTTTAAAGTTGCTGTATTAGAAGCAGACAACATAGCAAACGGTACCTCCGGTCATACAACTGCTAAAATAACTTCCCAACATCATTTAATATATGATAAATTAATAAATGAATTTGGAATGGAAAAGGCAAGACAATATGCAGAAGCAAATGAAATTTCCATTAGATTTATAGAAAATTTAGTAAAAGAATACAACATAGATTGTGACTATAAACATGTACCTGCTTATATGTATACCCAGGACAAAAATTATGTAAAAAGTCTAGAAAAGGAAGTAAAAGCTGCCCAAAGTCTTGGATTAAAAGCAGAATACTTGGATAATATACCTCTTCCATTACCCATAGAAGGCGCTGTCTATTTTAAAGATCAGGCTGAATTTCATCCTAAAAAGTATCTTTTATCCCTTGCTGATAAAATACCTGGAAATGGCAGCTATATATTCGAAAAGACTACTATAATAGATGTAGAAAGCGAAGCTCCCTGTATACTTTTATCCCGTAATGGAAAAAAAGTAACCTCATCAAAACTCATTATAGCTTCACATTTTCCGTGTTATGATAACTTAGGTTTATATTTTACTAGACTTAAACCAGATAGGTCTTATGTATTAGCATTAAAAATTAAAGAAAAATTTCCAGAAGGTACATTTATAAATGCAGAAAGTCCCGGCCGCTCCCTTCGTTCTCAGACTGATAATGGAAAAGAAATTGTGCTTATTGGAGGAGAAGGTCATAAAACAGCCCATGGTGAAAACACTATAAATCATTATAATAATTTGAAATGCTTTTCTGAAAATATATTTAGTGTTGAAAAGATTTTGTATCAATGGTCTACACAGGATTACATAACCTTAGATGGGGTACCTTATATAGGCAAATTGACTTCATCATCAAAAAATATCTATGTAGCCACAGGTTTTGGAAAATGGGGAATGACGAACAGCACCGCTGCCGCTGTCCTATTAAAGGATTTAATTATGAATCATGACAATCCTTGGGAGCAAATTTATAACCCTTCTCGTTCTATAACACTTAATTCTACTAAAAACTTTTTTGTAGAAAACTTTGATGTAGCCAAACAACTACTGGAGGGAAAACTTAGTTATGCCTCCAGTGAACTCAAATTTAAAAAAGGGGAAGGAAAAGTTTTTACTTTTAATGGGAATAAGTATGGAGCTTATAAAGATGAAGATGGCATTACCCACATAGTAGATATCACCTGCACCCATATAGGATGTGAATTAGTGTGGAACGATGCTGAGAAAACCTGGGATTGTCCTTGTCATGGTTCTAGATTCAGCTACGAAGGTGATGTAGTAGAAGGTCCTGCACATCGCAGGTTAAATCATTTTAGGGAGAAACCAAATAAACCTGACCCAAACATTGTTTGA
- a CDS encoding alpha/beta hydrolase produces MKKFIKITSVILFIIIAAGFFIIENLTKTNSGKLDTYVAIKLHLNKILSPNSIDAKSIKEIREYLNTQSTKWSNNPIPFSNIKNTTIKVNSEKIPVRIYTPKDSSKLPIIIYSHGGFWIAGSIDNYDSICRKLSQNTNAIVISVGYRLAPENPFPAAVNDMYNVLQWTHKNASSINGDGRYIALTGDSAGGNLSAAVSLMSRDKNGPPVTCEVLIYPSTNIFQLNSNSWSYFANNLNISKTDMEKYISLYVPKKEDRKNPYASPLLARDFKKLPDTLIITAEIDPLRDEGEAYGKKLKDAGINTQVTRYNGVPHGFISMSKITNKSEKALNEISLYLQKEFHKHK; encoded by the coding sequence ATGAAAAAATTTATTAAAATAACATCAGTTATCCTATTTATAATTATAGCAGCGGGTTTTTTTATTATTGAAAATTTAACTAAAACAAATAGTGGTAAACTTGATACTTATGTCGCAATAAAATTACACCTAAACAAAATTTTAAGCCCTAATTCAATAGATGCTAAATCAATAAAAGAAATCAGAGAATACTTAAATACCCAATCAACTAAATGGTCTAACAATCCCATACCATTTTCTAATATAAAAAACACTACTATAAAGGTAAACTCTGAAAAAATACCAGTACGTATATATACTCCTAAAGATAGCAGCAAACTTCCTATTATTATTTACTCTCATGGTGGTTTCTGGATTGCAGGAAGTATTGATAATTACGATAGTATTTGTAGAAAACTTTCGCAGAATACGAATGCAATAGTAATATCTGTAGGCTACCGCCTTGCTCCAGAAAATCCTTTTCCTGCTGCAGTTAATGATATGTATAATGTACTCCAATGGACTCATAAAAATGCATCAAGTATAAATGGAGATGGAAGATATATAGCACTTACAGGGGACAGTGCAGGCGGAAATCTTTCTGCTGCAGTTTCTCTCATGTCAAGAGATAAAAATGGTCCTCCTGTAACTTGTGAAGTGCTAATATATCCATCCACAAATATATTTCAATTAAATAGTAATTCCTGGTCTTATTTTGCCAATAATCTTAACATCTCAAAAACAGACATGGAAAAATATATCTCACTATATGTTCCCAAAAAAGAGGATAGAAAAAATCCTTATGCATCTCCTCTTTTAGCTAGAGACTTTAAAAAGTTACCTGATACACTTATAATAACAGCAGAAATTGATCCCCTCCGGGATGAAGGTGAAGCTTATGGTAAAAAGTTAAAGGATGCAGGAATAAATACACAAGTTACCCGGTACAATGGTGTACCCCATGGATTTATTTCAATGAGTAAAATAACAAATAAATCAGAGAAAGCCTTAAATGAGATTTCTCTCTACCTTCAAAAAGAGTTTCACAAACATAAATAA
- a CDS encoding lytic transglycosylase domain-containing protein, whose protein sequence is MRFLKKVAIVIILIMVAVLCVKSIARYCYPLKYSTYIAEYAKQYDLDPYFVMAVIKTESNFKENVRSNKNAIGLMQITPDTAEWAADKMGVSNFQDNMLNDPEFNIRMGCWYLNNLKSEFDNNMDLILAAYNGGRGNVKKWLKDSDHSKDGKNIQYIPFKETDKYIKRVKVNYRVYKYLYKNLQMNTSIIIVNFL, encoded by the coding sequence TTGAGGTTTCTAAAAAAAGTAGCAATAGTTATAATACTAATAATGGTAGCTGTATTATGTGTAAAAAGTATTGCAAGATATTGTTATCCATTAAAGTATTCAACTTATATAGCAGAATATGCAAAACAATATGATTTAGATCCCTACTTTGTAATGGCTGTAATTAAGACAGAAAGTAACTTTAAAGAAAATGTAAGGTCCAACAAAAATGCTATAGGACTTATGCAGATAACTCCAGATACTGCAGAATGGGCGGCAGATAAGATGGGAGTATCAAATTTCCAAGATAACATGCTAAATGATCCTGAGTTTAATATAAGAATGGGATGCTGGTATTTGAACAATTTAAAATCAGAGTTTGATAACAATATGGATTTAATTTTGGCAGCTTACAATGGAGGTAGGGGAAATGTAAAAAAGTGGTTGAAGGATTCCGATCATTCTAAAGATGGAAAGAATATACAGTACATACCTTTTAAAGAAACGGATAAATATATTAAACGTGTAAAAGTAAATTACAGGGTATATAAGTACTTATACAAGAATTTGCAGATGAATACTTCTATAATTATTGTAAATTTTTTGTAA
- the coaE gene encoding dephospho-CoA kinase (Dephospho-CoA kinase (CoaE) performs the final step in coenzyme A biosynthesis.), whose product MIKIGLTGGIGSGKSTVSDILREHDISIVDADIIAREVIEKYPVIIEKIKCIFGERFIDLSGKLRRKEFGNYIFSNEGERTKYESIIMPFIKKEILKKVEELEQKCEKICVIDGATLIENGFCSYLDEMLLVWVNKEVQISRVKSRDKLTEGQVLSRINSQMPLEEKKKYADFVLDNSNTLDETKTQLKEIFIRISRKYGGVKCPKI is encoded by the coding sequence GTGATTAAAATAGGGCTTACTGGAGGTATAGGAAGCGGAAAAAGCACTGTTTCTGATATACTGAGAGAGCACGATATAAGTATAGTGGATGCAGATATTATAGCTAGGGAAGTAATTGAAAAATATCCTGTAATAATTGAAAAAATTAAATGTATTTTTGGAGAAAGATTTATTGATCTTTCAGGTAAACTTAGAAGAAAAGAATTTGGAAATTATATATTTTCTAATGAAGGAGAAAGAACTAAATATGAAAGTATTATAATGCCTTTCATTAAAAAGGAAATATTAAAAAAAGTAGAAGAATTAGAACAAAAATGTGAAAAAATTTGTGTTATAGATGGAGCTACCCTCATAGAAAATGGATTTTGTAGTTATTTGGATGAAATGCTATTAGTTTGGGTAAATAAAGAGGTACAGATAAGCAGGGTAAAAAGTAGAGATAAATTAACGGAAGGTCAAGTGCTTAGCAGAATAAACTCTCAGATGCCTTTGGAAGAAAAGAAAAAGTATGCGGACTTTGTACTAGATAATTCTAATACTTTAGATGAAACTAAAACACAATTAAAGGAGATATTTATAAGAATAAGCAGAAAATATGGGGGGGTGAAGTGTCCTAAAATATAG
- the polA gene encoding DNA polymerase I: MNDEKLLILDGHSLMHRAFYALPDLTNLEGVHTNAVYGFLNMLLKMKEEIKPDYVVCTFDRSAPTFRHNKYSEYKAGRKKMPPELSEQFPVIKEILKMMSVSIFEIDGFEADDLMGTLSVFAEKNGIQVYIVTGDRDALQLATDKVKIVITKKGITQKEIYDRNRMIEEYGVTPTQFIDVKGLMGDTSDNIPGVPGVGEKTAFKLIKQYKSIENVYENVEDISGKKLKENLKDNMEQAIFSKKLATIMTNVPVEMDLESIESKEEYDAQGLKKVFEKLEFKSLISKIHGLNEIQKDKAQEFDVEFTEIDTLHKFSDFVNSLKNNDLVYINFKVEDEESYSRNYIDKVFISLNEKNFQIHINEIYNEDKNKAVELFKLLFENEGISKVGYDVKVPCSILYKMGIRFLKLEFDIKIAAYLIDSSRSDYELKDIIRQYTGVEISEDDEKFFSKETVLFSKVYSELTKKIEEAHMEELLYKVEQPLIYVLASMECEGFKVDKDKLVEQEGKFKIEIDKVQKEIYSLSEEEFNINSPKQLGKILFEKLDLPVIKKTKTGYSTNAEVLEKLKDKHPIVEKIIYYRQLTKLYSTYIEGLKAVIQEDDKIHSSFNQTVTTTGRLSSTEPNLQNIPIKYEMGKEIRKIFVPENEDCVILSADYSQIELRVLAHIADDENLISAFINHSDIHTKTASEVFKVPIDEVTSAQRSNAKAVNFGIVYGIGDFSLAKNLKISRKEAKLYIDTYFERYPKVKLYMDDIVKEAKVNSYVTTLMNRRRFIPEIKSSNKIVRSFGERLAMNTPIQGSAADIIKIAMVNVYRRLEENKLKSKLILQVHDELILNVYKEEIDNVKSVVKEEMEKVLQLKVPLEVDISVGSNWYEAK, from the coding sequence ATGAATGATGAAAAGTTGCTGATATTAGATGGACATAGTTTGATGCATCGGGCATTTTACGCACTCCCAGATCTAACTAATCTAGAAGGAGTCCATACAAATGCAGTTTATGGTTTTTTAAATATGCTTCTTAAAATGAAGGAGGAAATTAAACCAGATTATGTGGTATGTACTTTTGATAGAAGTGCACCTACTTTTAGACATAATAAATACAGTGAATATAAAGCTGGAAGAAAAAAGATGCCTCCTGAATTGTCAGAGCAATTTCCAGTAATCAAGGAAATATTAAAAATGATGTCCGTAAGTATTTTTGAAATAGATGGATTTGAAGCAGATGATCTTATGGGAACACTATCTGTCTTTGCTGAAAAAAATGGTATACAGGTCTATATAGTTACAGGAGATAGGGATGCCCTTCAGCTTGCTACAGATAAAGTAAAGATAGTTATAACTAAAAAAGGTATAACTCAAAAAGAGATATATGATAGAAATAGGATGATAGAAGAGTATGGGGTAACTCCTACACAGTTTATAGATGTTAAAGGACTTATGGGTGATACTTCAGACAATATACCTGGGGTTCCTGGTGTAGGTGAAAAAACTGCTTTTAAATTAATAAAACAATATAAGAGTATAGAAAATGTATATGAAAATGTAGAGGATATAAGTGGAAAAAAGCTAAAGGAAAACTTAAAAGATAATATGGAGCAGGCTATTTTTAGTAAAAAACTTGCAACTATTATGACTAATGTACCTGTGGAAATGGATCTTGAGTCCATTGAGTCAAAGGAAGAGTATGATGCACAGGGATTAAAGAAGGTATTTGAAAAACTTGAATTTAAATCTTTGATAAGCAAAATTCATGGGCTTAACGAAATCCAGAAGGATAAAGCACAGGAATTTGATGTTGAATTTACGGAAATAGATACTTTACACAAGTTTAGTGATTTTGTAAATTCTTTAAAAAATAATGATTTAGTATATATAAACTTTAAAGTAGAAGACGAGGAAAGTTATTCTAGAAATTATATAGATAAGGTATTTATAAGTTTAAATGAAAAAAACTTTCAGATACATATAAATGAAATATATAATGAAGATAAAAATAAAGCAGTAGAACTTTTTAAACTTTTATTTGAAAATGAAGGTATATCCAAGGTAGGGTATGATGTAAAAGTTCCTTGCAGCATATTATATAAAATGGGTATAAGATTTTTAAAATTAGAATTTGATATAAAAATAGCAGCTTATCTTATAGATTCATCGAGATCTGACTATGAGCTTAAGGATATTATAAGACAGTATACGGGAGTTGAAATTTCAGAAGATGACGAAAAATTTTTTTCTAAGGAAACTGTGCTTTTTAGTAAGGTTTATTCCGAGCTTACAAAGAAAATAGAAGAAGCTCATATGGAAGAGCTTTTGTATAAAGTAGAACAGCCTCTTATATACGTGCTTGCATCTATGGAATGTGAAGGCTTTAAGGTTGATAAAGATAAGCTTGTGGAACAAGAAGGTAAATTTAAAATTGAAATAGATAAAGTACAGAAAGAAATATATTCTCTTTCTGAAGAAGAATTCAATATAAATTCTCCAAAACAGCTTGGAAAAATTTTATTTGAAAAGTTGGATCTACCTGTAATAAAAAAGACTAAGACGGGATATTCCACTAATGCAGAAGTACTTGAAAAATTAAAAGATAAACATCCTATAGTTGAAAAGATAATTTACTATAGACAGCTTACTAAATTGTATTCAACATATATTGAAGGACTTAAAGCAGTAATACAGGAAGATGACAAAATTCATTCCAGTTTTAATCAAACGGTAACAACTACGGGAAGACTTTCAAGTACAGAACCTAATCTTCAAAATATACCTATAAAATATGAGATGGGTAAAGAGATAAGAAAAATATTTGTTCCAGAAAATGAAGACTGTGTTATACTTTCAGCAGACTATTCACAGATAGAATTGAGAGTACTTGCTCATATTGCTGATGATGAAAATTTGATAAGTGCGTTTATAAATCATAGTGATATTCATACAAAAACTGCTTCAGAAGTGTTTAAGGTACCTATAGATGAAGTTACATCTGCTCAGAGAAGTAATGCTAAAGCAGTAAACTTTGGTATAGTCTATGGAATAGGTGACTTTAGTTTGGCTAAAAATTTAAAAATATCTAGAAAAGAAGCAAAGCTTTATATAGACACTTATTTTGAAAGATATCCGAAGGTAAAGTTATATATGGACGATATAGTAAAAGAGGCTAAAGTAAATTCTTATGTTACTACACTTATGAATAGAAGGAGGTTTATACCTGAGATAAAATCTTCAAATAAGATAGTGAGGTCATTTGGAGAAAGACTTGCAATGAACACACCTATTCAAGGCAGTGCAGCGGACATAATAAAAATAGCTATGGTAAATGTGTATAGAAGATTAGAGGAAAATAAATTAAAAAGCAAACTAATACTTCAGGTACATGATGAACTAATTCTAAATGTGTATAAAGAGGAAATTGATAATGTAAAATCTGTAGTAAAAGAAGAAATGGAAAAAGTTTTACAACTGAAAGTCCCTCTTGAAGTAGATATAAGTGTAGGAAGTAATTGGTATGAGGCTAAGTAA
- a CDS encoding MEDS domain-containing protein, whose protein sequence is MINHSIFGLNSSFYYFGLEHLIINMCQYIKEGIERKEKICVYTDLKLYKKLLKYVDTKNNCVEYVDMTQVINEYPKLKVNNIRREVLKYIDKINKEGYVGVRFIIQVDYAIYNTSQNNFLNFNRNILNIILEMSASCMCIYNFEDYLKNKRFINEKVIKESYKIHNYRLYNRKLVSVK, encoded by the coding sequence ATGATTAATCATAGTATTTTTGGACTTAATTCTTCATTTTATTACTTTGGATTAGAACATTTAATTATAAATATGTGTCAATATATAAAAGAAGGTATTGAAAGAAAAGAGAAAATCTGTGTATACACGGATTTAAAACTGTATAAAAAATTATTAAAGTATGTTGACACAAAAAATAATTGTGTGGAATACGTTGATATGACACAAGTGATTAATGAGTATCCAAAGTTGAAAGTAAATAATATAAGAAGAGAAGTTTTAAAGTATATAGATAAAATTAATAAAGAGGGATATGTAGGCGTAAGATTTATTATACAGGTTGATTATGCCATCTATAATACTTCCCAGAATAATTTTCTGAATTTTAATAGAAATATATTAAATATAATTTTAGAAATGAGTGCTTCTTGTATGTGTATTTATAATTTTGAAGATTACTTAAAGAATAAAAGGTTTATAAATGAAAAGGTTATCAAAGAATCCTATAAAATTCATAATTATAGACTATATAATAGAAAATTAGTGAGTGTAAAATAA
- the trhA gene encoding PAQR family membrane homeostasis protein TrhA: MDNQLKFYTRGEEVANAVTHGIGTLLSIAALVLLIVFSARMGDKWYIVSYTIYGVSMLILYLESTLYHSITNLKVKKVFRIFDHASIYLLIAGTYTPFTLTILRNSIGWMIFGIVWIMAICGIVMKIFWIGKHEVVSTLIYIAMGWIIIFAMKRLLLLLPPAGIALLVAGGIIYTVGAFLYMLDKIPYNHAIWHLFVIGGSACHFFCVLLYL; this comes from the coding sequence ATGGATAATCAACTTAAGTTTTATACAAGAGGAGAGGAAGTAGCTAATGCTGTAACACATGGAATAGGTACGCTTCTGTCAATTGCAGCTCTTGTATTATTGATTGTATTTTCTGCTAGGATGGGAGATAAGTGGTATATAGTAAGCTATACTATCTATGGAGTTTCTATGCTTATTCTATACCTAGAATCCACTTTATACCACAGTATAACTAATTTAAAGGTAAAAAAGGTTTTTAGAATATTTGACCATGCATCTATTTATCTATTAATAGCTGGAACTTATACTCCTTTTACACTTACTATTTTAAGAAATTCTATAGGTTGGATGATATTTGGAATAGTATGGATTATGGCTATTTGTGGGATAGTAATGAAAATATTTTGGATAGGCAAACATGAGGTTGTGTCTACACTAATATATATTGCCATGGGATGGATAATAATTTTTGCTATGAAAAGACTTTTATTACTTCTTCCTCCAGCTGGAATAGCTCTTTTGGTGGCAGGTGGAATCATATATACAGTGGGAGCTTTTTTATACATGTTAGATAAAATACCTTATAATCATGCCATATGGCACCTTTTTGTTATAGGTGGAAGTGCCTGTCACTTCTTCTGTGTGCTTTTATATCTATAA
- a CDS encoding DUF6483 family protein, translated as MLKRTITAELIKKFNEMLYKILDDMDNENYEGALDLIDTAFKDIFRLSIKFFNSLSLENIMEMVKINGSIVTDKCIIMAKLLEEEGNALEFQHKLDDAFYIHQKSLNLFLEAYLNESTNCDLKNYFSDIDPLINKLCEYKLSFTLLSKIADYYAETKRYDKADDIIYEILEENNHDAKHIKFAIKFYENLLLKNDNDLNSGNLPREEIEESLSSLRNILQNK; from the coding sequence ATGTTAAAAAGAACTATTACTGCTGAATTAATTAAAAAATTTAATGAAATGCTATATAAAATACTAGATGATATGGATAATGAAAATTATGAAGGAGCCTTAGATTTAATAGATACCGCTTTCAAAGACATTTTTAGATTGAGCATAAAATTTTTCAATTCCCTATCTCTAGAAAATATAATGGAAATGGTAAAAATTAATGGGAGCATAGTTACAGACAAGTGCATAATCATGGCTAAATTGTTGGAAGAAGAAGGAAACGCCTTAGAATTTCAGCACAAACTGGATGATGCCTTTTATATACATCAGAAATCATTAAATTTGTTTTTGGAAGCTTATTTAAATGAAAGCACCAATTGTGATTTAAAAAATTATTTTTCAGATATAGATCCTTTAATAAATAAACTTTGTGAATATAAGCTTTCTTTTACTCTTTTAAGTAAAATAGCAGATTACTATGCAGAGACTAAAAGATATGATAAAGCAGATGATATAATCTATGAAATACTTGAAGAAAATAATCATGATGCAAAACATATAAAATTCGCAATAAAATTTTACGAAAATTTACTTTTAAAAAATGATAATGATTTAAACTCTGGAAACTTACCAAGAGAAGAAATAGAAGAGTCTTTGTCTTCTTTAAGAAACATATTACAAAACAAATAA
- the aspS gene encoding aspartate--tRNA ligase yields the protein MGESLNGLKRTNMCGELRESNIGEKITVMGWVQRKRNLGGLIFVDLRDRTGILQIVFGEKINKEAFEKSDNVKSEYCIAATGTIVKRESPNTEIPTGMVEVKGEYIKIFSESQTPPIYIKENLDAAENIRLKYRYLDLRRPDMQRILMTRHKTAKVVRDFLDEEGFLEIETPMLGKSTPEGARDYLVPSRNYNGKFYALPQSPQLFKQLLMVSGYDRYFQIVKCFRDEDLRANRQPEFTQIDMELSFVEQDDVINLNERFIQRVFKKILNVDVKLPIERMPYKIAMEKYGSDKPDLRFGMEINDISEVVKNIDFKVFQSAIEAGGSVRAIKVPNSAKMGRKQIDKLVEFVKDYGAKGLVWIAYKEDGIKSSISKFLTEEDTKNILNKLEAVPGDLILVVADKNKVVFESLGALRVHMAKETGILDGNDEFRFVWVTEFPLLSYNEDEQRYQAEHHPFTAPMDEDIQYLESDPGRVRAKAYDIVLNGEELGGGSIRIHDTKLQERMFKVIGISQENAWEKFGYLLEAFKFGPPPHGGLAYGFDRMVMFLAKTDNIKDVIAFPKNQNAFCPLTEAPNVVDESQLKELGISIK from the coding sequence ATGGGAGAATCATTAAATGGACTAAAGAGAACCAACATGTGTGGTGAACTGAGAGAAAGTAACATAGGTGAAAAAATTACAGTAATGGGATGGGTTCAGAGAAAAAGAAATTTAGGTGGACTCATATTTGTAGATTTAAGAGATAGAACAGGAATACTTCAAATTGTATTTGGAGAGAAGATAAATAAAGAAGCTTTTGAAAAATCAGATAATGTAAAATCTGAATACTGCATAGCAGCTACAGGAACTATTGTAAAAAGAGAATCCCCAAATACGGAAATTCCAACAGGTATGGTAGAAGTAAAAGGAGAGTATATAAAGATATTTTCAGAGTCTCAAACACCTCCTATATACATAAAGGAAAACTTAGATGCAGCTGAAAACATAAGACTCAAATACAGATATTTAGATTTAAGAAGACCAGATATGCAGAGAATACTTATGACAAGACATAAAACAGCAAAGGTAGTAAGAGACTTTTTAGATGAAGAAGGATTTTTAGAAATAGAAACTCCAATGCTTGGCAAAAGTACACCAGAAGGTGCTAGGGATTATCTCGTACCAAGCAGAAATTACAATGGAAAGTTTTATGCCCTTCCTCAATCACCACAGCTTTTTAAACAGCTTTTGATGGTTTCAGGATATGACAGATACTTTCAGATAGTTAAATGCTTTAGAGATGAAGATTTGAGGGCGAATAGACAGCCTGAATTTACCCAGATAGATATGGAGCTTTCTTTTGTAGAGCAAGATGATGTAATAAACTTGAATGAAAGGTTTATTCAAAGGGTATTTAAGAAAATCCTAAATGTAGATGTAAAACTACCTATAGAGAGAATGCCTTATAAAATTGCCATGGAGAAATATGGATCAGATAAACCTGATTTAAGATTTGGCATGGAAATAAATGATATAAGTGAAGTTGTAAAGAATATAGATTTCAAGGTTTTCCAAAGTGCAATTGAAGCTGGTGGTTCTGTAAGAGCCATAAAGGTGCCAAATTCAGCTAAAATGGGAAGAAAACAGATTGATAAGCTAGTTGAATTTGTAAAAGACTATGGTGCCAAAGGACTTGTATGGATAGCATATAAGGAAGATGGAATTAAATCTTCTATATCAAAATTCTTAACTGAGGAAGATACTAAAAATATATTAAATAAATTGGAAGCAGTACCAGGAGATCTTATTCTTGTTGTGGCAGATAAAAATAAAGTGGTGTTTGAAAGCCTTGGTGCACTCAGAGTTCATATGGCAAAAGAAACAGGCATATTGGATGGAAATGATGAGTTTAGATTTGTATGGGTAACTGAGTTCCCTCTTCTATCCTATAATGAGGACGAACAAAGATATCAGGCAGAGCATCATCCATTTACAGCACCTATGGACGAAGATATACAGTATTTAGAGAGTGATCCTGGAAGAGTAAGAGCAAAAGCTTATGATATAGTTCTAAATGGAGAAGAATTAGGCGGAGGAAGCATAAGAATACATGATACTAAACTTCAAGAAAGAATGTTTAAAGTAATTGGTATTTCACAGGAAAATGCCTGGGAGAAGTTTGGATATTTGCTTGAAGCATTTAAGTTTGGACCACCACCACACGGCGGACTTGCTTATGGATTTGACAGGATGGTAATGTTTTTAGCAAAAACCGATAATATAAAAGATGTAATAGCTTTCCCTAAAAATCAGAATGCATTTTGTCCACTTACGGAAGCTCCTAATGTAGTAGATGAATCTCAGTTAAAAGAATTGGGTATATCTATAAAATAA